A window of Hordeum vulgare subsp. vulgare chromosome 5H, MorexV3_pseudomolecules_assembly, whole genome shotgun sequence genomic DNA:
ccaaaacgtcttatattttggTACAGAGGTAGTACACCAGAAAAGTGTTAACACTCCAGAAGACGAAACTATGATTTGTCTACAAACATCCTAGTATTGCAGAGTGGAACTAGCATAGAGATACCTGCACTCTTTGCAGCAACGGCTTCTTGGAACACATCTGTGATGAATAAGATTTGAGACGGATTGTCCACCCCTAGTGATTGCGAGATCTCAAAATAACTCCTTGCTTCTCTTTTGTTTCTGTGTAAGAGTGAGAGAGAATCATAATTCCATATTCACTTTTGAAATGACAAATAGGACAAGAAATTGAAAGCTTACCCGGTTGTGGTGTCGAAAAAACCACACAGAAATTGTCGCAGATCACCATAGGATGTGTGTCCAAATAGTAGCctctgtgcctctctactgccacTTGAGTATATGTAAACCTGTTGGAAAGCATATATAATATTTTATTAAGTGATTGGACACTACACAGGAATACATACACGAGACAACATATACTTGAAATTAATCTTAGCTATATGTTAGCTAACATTCACATTCTAAGATCATGTCAAATGACGTAGTTATTTCTTCACTCCTTTTTACATTATTCTCTTTTAAGTATAACAGAGCTCGGTTACATCTACCATGTTCAACTAATACACAAATAGATCATTTTGTTCCATCAGAAACCATTTTCCAGTGCTTCTCCATGCTTCATCACATTTAGTAGGACTTTCAACAACCTACCAGCCGAAAAAACAATTTGATTTCTCAGTATGGTGAAGGACTGAGGATTCTGTAGCATCATTCTGCTTTATTCAAACTGATATTACTTAAGTGCATCAGTCCTTCTGCACATGGAAGTACAACAGACAAGCTGTGGAGCAACTAATGCCTGATGACCATCTCAATGGTTGGGCTCGTTGCAGAAGTACACtatttttttgtgaatgatttACAGAGTTCTGTTATGGGTAGGTGTTGATACTCTAGCTCAGGAGTCAACTTTCTGACCTAAATCACTCAGTTACGAAGTATGAATAATAAACACATCTGATGACAAATTCAGTTCTATGCCTCAAAAGCCTAATTTATATTTCAGAAGAGTTTGACCAAATGGATACACACCTTCATACCCTGAGATTGCCAGTTCTTCAGTGCCTCAGGGACATCCTCAAAAACAACTCCTTGCAGTTCTTTCCTTTCAAACCCAGTCCTCCATATATGACCCTGGAATTAGCCAATAGAACAGAACCCCATCAAATGAAAAGATATATGTTTCCAGCACTGGAATGGAATATGAAAGGTACCTGAAGTTGTTTCAATGATGTAATCTTCCGGTCTGCTTTGATCATTGCTTCAACATTAGCGACTAAAGAACTGATAACCTCTTCTTTGCCAGCATCATCCGTTGCAACTGGAGCAGCCCCAGCAACTCCGGTTCTCAGGTCTTCTTCGACCTGAATAATTGGTCACCAGTCAGTTAGAACTCGAGTAAAGCAAATTATTTTGTGCAAGGAAATCAAACACTATCGAGGTGTGGATAagccttggagacatagcgatagtatggctaactaagcttttcaacctcatttttcggtcaaacaagatgcctgaagaatggaggcggagtattttagtaccaatctttaagaacaagggggatgttcaaagttgtactaattaccgcggaatcaagctgatgagccatactatgaagctatgggagagagtcattgaacaccgcttaagaaggttaacaagcgtgaccaaaaaccaatttggtttcatgcctgggaggtctaccatggaagccatcttcttggtacgacagctgatggagagatacagggagcaaaagaaggaccttcatatggtgttcattgatttggagaaggcctatgataagatacctcggaatgtcatgtggtgggccttggagaaacacaaagtcccaattaagtacattaccctcatcaaggatatgtatgataatgttgtgacaagtgttcgaacaagtgatggcgacaccgatgactttccgattagaatagggctacaccaagggtcagctttgagcccttatctttttgatttggtgatggatgaggtcacaagggatatacaaagagatatcccatggtgtatgctctttgcggatgatgtggtgctagtcgatgatagccgaacgggggttaatagaaagttagacttatggaggcggactctagaatcgaaaggttttaggcttagtagaactaaaactgaatacatgaggtgcaattttagtgctactaggcacgaggatggagaggttagccttggtgggcaggtggtaccggagagagacacgtttcgatatttggggtccatgttgcagtaggatggcgatatcgatgaagacgtgggccaccgaatcaaggctgggtggatgaagtggcaccaagcttctggcgtactctgtgacaagagagtgccacaaaagctaaaaggcaggttttatatgacaactatccgacctgcgatgttgtatggcgcggagtgttggccaaccaagagacgacatatccaacagttaggtgtagcagagatgcgcatgttgagatggatatgtggccagacaaggaaggatcgggtacggaatgacgatatacgagagagacttggggtagcaccgattgaagagaagttggtccagcatcgtctcagatggtttggacatattcaacggaggccatcggaagcgccggtgcatagcggacggataaagcatgctgagaatgttaagaggggtcgtggtagaccaaacttgacatgggaggagtccgttaagagagacctgaaggtttggaatatcgacaaagacttagccatggacaggggtgcgtggaagttagctatccacgttccagagccatgacttggtttcgagatcttatgggtttcaactctagcctaccccaacttgtttgggactgaaaggcttggttgttgttggttgttgttgtaaGGAAATCAAACACTATATGCTAGTACTATCAAGTTCGATTTCTGAATGCTCCAAGAGCTAGCTTCAGAGGACACATTAAATTCATTTACCATAACTTACTTGGATGCGTAAAAGTTTGATGTCTTCTTTGGTTTCATCGGAATCGTATGTAGAATTCAGATGCTTCCGCACATTATCACGGGCATAAGGAAACATAACATCAGTCACAAATGATATTGGCGTTGTTGTTCCTTCGATGTCAAGTAGAACACAATGCTGCAATGAACCAACAGTGTGAGTACTGGTATTCAAGAAATAAATCAAACAGTTAGGTTACCCAGACACAGCAACCACAAACCAGTTAAGGAAACACACCCATATAATATCCTATTTGCTCAGAGGGTTTTAGGGGGGAAATAGTTGCAACAATGttacttagtgcagaagttgtCCCATGTGTCTTTTTCAAGTGTTTGAATTAATTTATATTACGTAATTTGAGTTAAATGCAGAAATTGGAAACAAAATTGATAGAGATATTCGTTGTGGTCGTGGATATTTACATGGATTCTAAATTTTTATgtgggtagaccaaacttgacatgggaggagtacgTAAAGAGAGATATGAAGGACCGGAATAttaccaaagaactagccatggagaggggtgcgtggaagttagctatccaggtGCCAGAGCCATGAATTGCTTTCGAGATCTTAGGGGTTTCAGCTCTAGCCTACccctttttgttattgttgtctaaATATTTATGTGACTTTTTCCAGATATTTTGGAGATCAATTCATGTTTTTTCTAAACCATTTACGTTTTCCAGGAATTGAGagatttatttttttgtttcgttTTGCAAAATATAGCCTACGTGGCATTGGCCAACGCACTAGCGAGCTGGTCAGATTCGGGTAGGACCTGCGATGAATCACTATTCCAATATATGGATTCAACTCAAAATTACATAATTTAAGTTAACTCAAACACTTTGAATTCGTTCAATAATATATATGGGACTATTTTGCACTAAGTAACATCCTTGCAATTGAAAAACAAAACTAACAGGATGTTACAACTGCTGTTGTCCATAATACAATGATCTACAAGTACATTGATCTATGAGTGCTACAGAAGGAGATTGAATTCACAAAATACTGGGGAAAAAGAACAGACCTTCGATGATTTAGTTGTATGACATCCATTAGGAACCCCAGGACTTGCAACACTACGCAATCTTTTGGCACTGTTTATTGGACCATGCTCAGGAGTTGTCCAGTCAAGCCCTAACTGATACATCTTGATGGCAGCATCAAAAAGATAATGATAGCATTCAGCCTGAAAAGCAAGGTCATAAAATGTACTGAATATCTGCCCTCACATAAATTCCAGGAACCATAAGAATTATTCCTCAACACGGCACACATAAACTATGTCACAAAACTCTCATGAAAAAGAGGAATAAACTATCCCTCTACTACTATAGGGGGCTAACTGATACCCTGGATAATTTATTTGAGTTCTGCATACGTATAATCTACATTGAATAAAACATATTGTTGACTAAATTTCAGAAAGTTCGGATGCAAATAATAAAATGACCTTTAAAAGTAAAAGAAGGGTAGCATGTGGAGATAGATCATATATCTAAGAAATGATACCAAACGAACTGATAACTTAAAATAAAGAGACGAATAGGCAATGAGAGGAGATGAATAAGCGCCCACACCTGAAAACTGATGCAGAAACAGAAGTCATGGAAATAAAGCATACCTGTGTCTTGGCATTGATCCACGAGTCACCCCACACATAAATTCCGTGGTTCCGTACCAGGACAGCAGTTGCCTTAGGGTATGCTGTGATCTGTAATGACTTGGCATCAAGTACTGCTAGATCCAACCAAAATATTTCTTAAAAACTAATCTCGTTGTAACTAATATTCTTTGCCGTTGCCAAAACTCTCCATGATAGAAAGGAATTAATCGTGTCCTATAATCAGCTTATTATAGGGTAATGACTAAATGATCAGATGAAGGAGATGAAGTTATTGATTATTTTGCATATAGACTTATTTATCAGTACAAATTCAAGAGAACTATAAAACTAAAACCTAATAGAAGTTTGTATTTGCGCCTATAGACTGGATTTCCAGGATCTGAAATGATAGAAACTTGAAACAAAGGACACTAGTAGCATACCGCTTCAGCTAGAGAGTCTGTGAGCTCATACTCATAAGGAGTATTTTCAATTATGGGAATCACCAATTCATCGGTGTACCCATGACCTTTGATTCCTTTAATCATTTCCATATGTGTCATCTGCAGTAAGATCAGCAGAGCAGTATATGGTCACAAATATAGCAATTCATTTAGTATCAGATAGCACACACGAATAAAATTTCGAAAAGTCTCTGCTATTTGCATTACAGTTGCCTATTGGTACCCGCACATGTGACCGGTATCTTGAGAGCTCTGCTACTATAGTTTTGTCCTGAATTTTGCCGTGAACCACTAAAACAATGGGTGTGGAGTTGAGACACTACAACAATTTGAAGAAATCCGCAAGTGACTGCATCTCAAGGTTCTTTGATGGGTATAAAGAAATCATCCGGAGGATCCCTAATCCAATTAAAGGAGGATTATACATGCCACTCAAAGAAAGAAATATAATGGAGAGTTGCCCGAAATGAGCACTTAACGCTTTTCGAGAAATCTCATAGGTGATGATCAGTAGCTGGTCCGAGAGGATGATCAGCCACAATGGGAATGAGACCCGGCCCAGACTCCTGCAGAAATTAGCAGTGGGGGGACTTGATATAGCAACCTACATGTTGTGTACGCCATGCAACATCTTGAGTACGGTAGTATATATTTTAAATTTCAGATATGTCAGCATGGCAAGTATTCTTCACTATTCCTAATTGACTTTCGAGGCACATACATTGGATCATTATATGGCATATGTAGTAGCGCTTATTATCTACATTCTACATGCAGGACAAAACATATCACAGACTCCACCATAAAATTTTGGAATCAATGTATCAACCATACACATTTGTACATGTTAAATTCCACGGCGTGCACAACTTAGGGTGTCTGTATAAGATCACGGTCTGTAACACTGACCCAAATAGTGGATGCATATTTGTATGTCACTGACCGAATCTACATATAGAGAAATTTTGCAACTGTATGTGCTAGTGTTCATGATTTTTTGGCGTGATGTTTTGCATGACAAAAGACAAATGAGGGGAAAAAACAGAAGTCCAGATTACTGATCACTCTGCTAATCAGCAGCACAGCACAGGCTAATAACTCTTGGAGTCTATATACAATGGAAATGAAAATATGGAAAGTACAAATGATTATCCTTTCACAATTGATCAGAATCAGAAGGTGTCCATAATGTGGCTTTCACTTCTGTTATAAGCATTGTATTGCATAAGGATAAAGAAGTCCTGATCTTAGCATTAATCAGACATGATGTGTTTAAGTTTTGAACTTGCACTCGCAGTAAGCAGTTATTATGGAAACACAAAGGAGACTTTGTGAATTATCTAAATTACATGGGAAATACAAAAAAGACTAGGAGGGTTCACCCTGAACTCCTTTGCACCAGGATTGATCATTGTTGCTATGCAAGTCTCCATGCCATGGCTATGAATCACAGCTCCAGCTCCTCGCATTAGATAAGACTGTAAATTACATCAAGGAAATTAGATCACACATAAAGGAATCTGAAATAATAGAACAAAAAAAAAAGCAAAGGGAACATGACGACCTTCATGAACAGAGGTGCACAGTCTGAACACTTTGGATGCTTGTGTGGCCATGGCTTTGCTACTGGTGCAGATATCACCTTGCCCTCTGCTGACATCACGTACATGTCCTCTGCCACCATCCTCTCCTTCTGCACGCCTACACCAGATAAACGACTCATGTTGTCAGCTATCTCACTGATATTTCTTACACCCACAAATTAACCTCCAACGTACGGCTCAGTACAAGCAGAGTATCTGGTACAAAATCATGCTTTCTTTTGGAATTACAACACTGCATATCATTCCTATGATCAACTCAATTTATAACACAACAAACCTTATACTTTATGTTATTCTATAAGCATGTCAAAGATGATATCTTGAAGAAAAAAGATCAGTTGACAATTTTGTCAGTGAATTTTTTTTGGGCAGTGCTCAAGGTAGTTCAAAAGTTGTCATTTTAAAGATATACTTTGCTGTCCTCGCCGAGACAACAGGAGATTAGGTGTACCTCTCAACCCGTAGTTACGACACAAATTAAGCAAGTAGGGGGTGTGTACGACGGCCTTACAGCGAAGGTCGCCGTACACTAACAGAATGACACTTAATTTTTTTGGAAAGGTTTAGTCATCTTGACGGAGCGCGAGTAATTGAGGGTTAGCTAGGAGGCTTCTAGAATAAAATTTTAGGTTAGGCTGCCAGATAAGCTGGGTAGGGGGTAGCTTATTTTGGTAGCCACCCATAAGCCCCAAAAGAACTGACCCCTAGTCATATGTCAGGAAAGCGCTGAGGGAGGCTTGGTCGTCGACTTGGGCCATACAGGACTTCCCAAGGTGTCCAAATTTCCCTTCCTCGACATCAGTCCAAGTCGCTCAAGACTCTGATTTTTAGCTATTCCTGCAGCATACTTAATAATCATAGGTATCTTCAGAGCGCAGCCATGCAAAAGAACTTCCAGTACATCATGCACTCATGCTTGAATCGAACGATGTATAAGAATGATAATATGTGTTCAAAACTGTGAATTATGGGCTTGGGACTTGGGAGCAGCGGTGGTGTACATGGCCAGCAGCATTGTGGCATTAAAGACAACCATTACAATAGCGGCTGTATGTTATTCCTGATCTGCTACCATCAGTGGAGTAATGCACGAGATGGATCTGGACAGCACGAACATGATCGGACCAAGGTTCCGTCGCGCAGTTGTGCAAGCAAGCAGTTTACATCGTTCAGCTCGTCACTGGCAATGCAAACCCTAGTAGGCGGCCTCTCAGCCAGTGAGGATGCTGTGACTgaaacggcaacaacaacggtGAGGGATTTAATAACGAAGCCCTTGGGAACCATGTAGGTACACGGGGGTGCATTCTCCTGTCTCCTGTACATCCGTCTGACGGCGGATGCAACCCAAGGTGAGGTGttattatttatttatcttaGTCAGGTCGTTGCTGTGGGATGTGCAGTTGAAATGGATATTGACTAACACCAAAACCACCATTCCTTAAATAACCGGTGAGATTTGTCCCTTTAACCCCaaccttttgttttcttcaaaatttGTGTCAATAATTTACCAGAAAGGATAGAAGCACTCCTCTAAAAATTATCATTGGTATAGGCTTTTTTCTCTCAAATTCGCACCAAAACATGTCTTATTTGTATTAGAAAAAAAAAAGGTCACAATGGTACAAAAGCTACATACAATGTAGGTGGTGCTACCAAAAGAGCAAAACCCAACTCTAAGCTAACACCCTAAAAGGTAAAATATATAAAACCAAATTgaccttctcaaatactaatgcaAATTTCCCTATGTGGCGTCTGATTTTGAGGCGTATCTTACTTCTTGTCTCTTAAATGTAAATTATAATAACTTGGTCTTCCCTGCTTTAGACTTGCTTATTCTTGCTTGCCCATTTTATGTCTTTAAACAAACTATATTAGGAAAGGTTGCAGGCTAAACTCCTCATTTGGCTAAACAGCGTTCAGTCTAAAGTTCTCCTGAACATGCCAATACTGATTACCAAAATAGACAACATGATGTTGTGATATCTGAATCTCAATGATCATAATTATACAGCTTCCTCTGCCTATCAAATAGCCATCTAACCTCCCAAATGCCTAAGTCCAGCCAAGCTGATCAGCTAAGTTATGCAGTTGACTTGCCTTGCCTTGACTTCCACAAGAGCTATAACGTCAGCTATGTCCAACAGGCTCGAGTACCACCAAGCACATCATTAAACCACGCACGATAGCAGATAATTGTAGAAATCAGTTTTCGCCTCCTCCGATCTTCTAAAAATTTCACCAGTGTGGGCAATGATTGCAAGCTAGTAACTGGGCAAACAAGACAGTGACGATAAGAGCGAAGATGGGTTGAACGATCGCACACTCGTCAAAAGTGCCATTCACCCAGCAAGCGCAACCTCGACTGAAAGGCCCCTTACCGACTGGAGATTCGCAACCCAGTTTGACAATTCGTCGAACGCTTTCGGCGCGTTCGGTGC
This region includes:
- the LOC123452241 gene encoding probable bifunctional methylthioribulose-1-phosphate dehydratase/enolase-phosphatase E1, whose protein sequence is MSTGGAESAAAEAMASEAYLAGDAVREARELVAELCRHFYLQGWVTGTGGSITVKANDPAVPLAQQLIVMSPSGVQKERMVAEDMYVMSAEGKVISAPVAKPWPHKHPKCSDCAPLFMKSYLMRGAGAVIHSHGMETCIATMINPGAKEFRMTHMEMIKGIKGHGYTDELVIPIIENTPYEYELTDSLAEAITAYPKATAVLVRNHGIYVWGDSWINAKTQAECYHYLFDAAIKMYQLGLDWTTPEHGPINSAKRLRSVASPGVPNGCHTTKSSKHCVLLDIEGTTTPISFVTDVMFPYARDNVRKHLNSTYDSDETKEDIKLLRIQVEEDLRTGVAGAAPVATDDAGKEEVISSLVANVEAMIKADRKITSLKQLQGHIWRTGFERKELQGVVFEDVPEALKNWQSQGMKVYIYSSGSREAQRLLFGHTSYGDLRQFLCGFFDTTTGNKREARSYFEISQSLGVDNPSQILFITDVFQEAVAAKSAGFEVIISIRPGNAPLPVNHGFRTVSSFSEI